The Struthio camelus isolate bStrCam1 chromosome 5, bStrCam1.hap1, whole genome shotgun sequence genome has a segment encoding these proteins:
- the TUB gene encoding tubby protein homolog isoform X18, with protein sequence MVQSNVDSRTRTRRMKHSEEQAPLVESYLNSNSSTIYHGIDGPAAFQEDIQKIGSQVQILTVGQSSHDEDDGEKMASGQQQQNKQDLRTAMQKKDPHANTSWSTSTSQSSLVALDHVPGISSSMNFDEEEDEEDEDSSSSSQLNSNTRPGSATSKKSNKEAASAPSPSTNEPLIDVDDLEEFAVRPAPQGVTVKCRITRDKKGMDRGMYPTYYLHLEREHGKKVFLLAGRKRKKSKTSNYLISIDPTDLSRGGESFIGKLRSNLMGTKFTVYDNGVNPMKTTASLEANILRQELAAICYETNVLGFKGPRKMSVIIPGMNMDHERVSIKPRNEHETLLSRWQNKNTESVIELHNKTPVWNDDTQSYVLNFHGRVTQASVKNFQIIHDNDPDYIVMQFGRVAEDVFTMDYNYPMCALQAFAIALSSFDSKLACE encoded by the exons GGATTGATGGCCCAGCTGCTTTTCAAGAGGATATTCAGAAGATAGGAAGTCAAGTGCAGATTCTCACTGTTGGACAATCAAGCCATGATGAAGATGATGGAGAGAAAATGGCTAGTGGCCAACAACAGCAGAACAAACAGGATCTTAGAACAGCAATGCAGAAAAAGG atcCCCATGCAAATACATCCTGGTCCACTTCCACCTCCCAATCCAGTCTTGTCGCCCTGGATCATGTTCCTG GCATTTCAAGCAGCATGAATTTTGatgaggaagaggacgaggaagATGAAGACAGTTCCAGTTCTTCACAGTTAAACAGTAACACCCGTCCTGGTTCTGCCACGAGCAAGAAATCCAATAAG GAAGCAGCCTCAGCCCCCAGTCCTTCCACGAATGAGCCTCTCATTGAtgttgatgacctggaggaattTGCTGTAAGACCTGCTCCACAAGGTGTCACCGTCAAATGCAGAATCACAAGAGACAAGAAGGGAATGGATCGAGGGATGTACCCTACTTATTACCTCCACTTGGAAAGGGAGCATGGTAAAAAG GTGTTTCTGTTAGCTGGAAGGAAACGAAAGAAGAGCAAAACCTCTAATTACCTCATCTCCATAGACCCAACTGACCTGTCTCGAGGTGGAGAGAGCTTTATTGGAAAACTGAG atcaaATCTTATGGGAACCAAGTTTACAGTTTATGACAACGGAGTAAATCCAATGAAAACAACAGCAAGCCTGGAGGCGAATATCCTGCGTCAGGAGCTAGCTGCTATTTGTTAC GAAACAAATGTCTTGGGGTTTAAAGGACCTCGCAAAATGAGTGTGATCATACCAGGAATGAATATGGACCATGAAAGAGTTTCCATCAAACCACGAAAT GAACATGAGACACTTCTTTCAAGATGGCAGAACAAAAATACAGAGAGTGTCATTGAACTGCATAACAAAACTCCAGTCTGGAATGACGACACCCAGTCCTATGTTTTAAATTTCCATGGTCGAGTCACGCAGGCCTCCGTGAAAAACTTCCAAATTATTCATGATAATGACC CTGACTACATTGTGATGCAGTTTGGCCGTGTGGCTGAGGATGTGTTCACCATGGACTACAACTACCCAATGTGCGCACTACAAGCCTTTGCTATTGCCCTTTCAAGCTTTGACAGCAAGCTGGCTTGTGAGTAA